AGTTAAGAAAAATaacttataaggttatgaggaacatactttaacataaaacccattttaggacttaaaatgttaaaaatacaaaacttgtgGTAAAAACttccaagtcacggtttcttgagggttaaaagagtcaaaacagtttttataatcacttttctgaatattagaattttcaaaggacttaaaatgcaaaaacttgagttattgggctaaatatgggcttttcgacccaacaagcccaaaattgcgaaaattgaAGTTTTTAAGGGGCTGAATAGTAATATTATGTAAAACAGGGGAcatgaagtgaaataaaactatttctaacgtcaaaaatgcttttaaactccaaaaatgatcaaaaatgtaaactttttgtattttgggccaaaactgtaaaaattgcaaaatttggggttctaaccgagaaacaccattctggaagggctaaaactgtttactaaatataatttgggttaaaaatgtcttttcaacaagtttatgatacaaaagtgtcaagaaaatgtttttaaggactaaaaatgaaattcttttatataaaggactaaaagtgttatttttataaaagaaaggtagtgaaaagggtcaaaatcatacttctaaacaaattaattcattaagacaaaatacaagatatccGGCTAGTGAcaaaacgaaaaacaaatacacattcaataccaaatatcgttataaacgaattgattcggtctcgaatcaatacaaaacaacaaacgttaaatcaaaacacttcaatagatacgtgatgactacaatgagtaaatctacaaactttgggcttatgagtttcaaattatgcttgttgggccttgcaagcccaccaacatgatctttgggcccaaagggataacgtttatatgttattgggccttcaatgacctaatattttataaaaggactttcaatagctttgtgtgctagtgggccaaagtgtcccgctagaaaagctagtaaggtcacagtaatcaaatgcgagttggaccatcgtgtctttcgcatccacgacagcctaaggAACTTACGATAGTAATGGGACATAATACTCCCCTCCTCTTCATTTgttaaggcttacgagaaatcaaagtagacaaatttaggacgatatacaatatggattaattcaatattcattcgttaagacaatacaaaaatcagtaatcacgaatacatttcagcattgggaaaacatcgggtttttctgGGAATTCAATACTAGTCGTTCGAAatattataactataatacaaaatacactatatatatatatatatatatatatatatatatatatatatatatatatatatatatatatatatatatacaagtttttaaaatcattcatgcaCCAACTTATAGatctcacactttgataaacaaaagtcttttcagaaaatatcggattttctgggttttacaaaataaacaaatcattttatcacaacattgcttatgaactcaccaacatttcatatgttgacgtttttccaaaataacttgtattctcaggtaacaggtaagtggAAGAGTTATaagaagtaatgttagatgttatgttgttaaatgtACTCAACTATGTAGGTTATAAATGTATAGTGttgaaacaatgtacttgatgtgaacaatttcagttgtaatatattgatggaTGGTGACGTttattttatgattcatgtatattaatTGTGACGATATTCAATTTAAATCAcccgagccctcggacgtttccgccgtctggttcaggggtgtgacagttgGTTATTCATTATACAAAGGAGTTAGGTTGGTTGAAAGTTGTCAACTCTCCATCCAATCTGATCCTCAGAGTTTCTCATGGAATACTCATGAAGATTACAGAATGGGAAGGGACCATCGACTTGATAGTGGTTCCAATGGACGACTATCGCATGGGACTAAGAATAGACTTCCTAGATATGGTATGTCCTTGGTCATTCGAAAGAGACAACACCATGCGTATAACCAAGGGATCAATTATCCATATAATTCCCTTGGAAAGAATCAAGACAAAAACTCAAACCCTTTCAACTATGAAGTTTAACAAAGGCCCCGAGAGAGAAGGAAGTATGCTCATGTGTTAAAACAAGAGTAATAGGATCAAGAAGAATATGAAGCCAAAAAGGGAGATTCGAGTAAACAAGGCACATTTGAAGGAACATGGATCCATATCCCACTTAAAAATATTTACTCAAGATCTTATGAGGCTGAGAGAAGAAGTAGGATTCAAGGTACATTGAGAAATAAAAGCACACCTTACTCGAAGTGATACTTTGGAGAAAAAGAAAATACACGAAGTAGTTCTGTGACAAGATCGAGACATATGTATAGAAGACTTGACGAGGACGTCAAGGGTTTAAGTGGGGGAGGGTGTCACGGACCAAGTTTCTGGAAAATTCCACGATCGTCTAGAGAACTCCGGAACGATCAAGTATACTCGAGAAGTCTCCGGAGAGATCAAGAATGCTCTACGGGACCCTGGAAGAAGCTAGAATATTGTAGATGTCTGTGAAACAAAGAAGAATGATCCGGAATAATCAAGAAAGCACTAGCCGAAGCTAGAACAACCCGGAAGACTTTGGAACAACCTAGAACACGCTAGATCATACAAGAGCAATTTGGATAATGCCGAGACGACCTAGAGATTTCTAGAGCATCGTAGACAAGTATAGCATATTCTAAAGTCTTGCAAAATCTATGTATATAATAGGAAGACTCGAGATTAGTGAAGAATGATCGGGACCTAGAAACTTCCATTTGAGGAGGTGTAAGGTGCCTATAAACAGGAAGGATGTATAATTTGTAGGAATCATTGAGAAGTTCTCGTGTAAGAAGTTGAGTTATATAATAGAAGCTTTCTTTCTTACTTCGTAGCATTCCTTATCGCATCTCTTGCCATCCTAGTCGTTAGTACATCGTAAggaagtgttctaagcttgactTAGTCGAAGAAACACTAAGTGGCACACGGTGATTGAGTCATCCCTtgatagtacgcccaacgtactaagtctttgaccaaaatcaccaaaatgccacTACGGGCCATTTATGCAATCTTTCTCATGCACAAAGGTCAAAATGCAATATTCCTTCATACATAGGattaaaattgaaaatacctcatcatcggaaagtttatatatatatatatatatatatatatatatatatatatatatatatatatatatatatatatatatatatatatacttattggATAAATATTATATCCCTTTTTTCTTGATGCAATGGGCCTAAGCCCAACTCGTCCATGCATTGGGTTGGGCATGTTACGTGTATTAGATAAGAAGAACAAAAATGAACTCTAATCACTTTACTAATATAATTCAAACttacaaaagaaaataaatatacaACTACCGACTTCATTTTCTAAAACCTAATCTTCGATTTTCTCGACTTTAACTACCAATTCAAATTTCTAAAACAATGATATAATGTGAACAACTTTAAACATTTGAATGGTTGAATGTGAACATAAAAAGAAAATTGTCTAGATATGAACAAAGTCAATAGTTTATTATCCCGATGGGTAATCATCTTTGTCATGTATATTCAACGTAAGTCGTAAATTGCTATAACTGATCATAATTATTATACGTGAACACTTTGTTCATAATATTAAGTGGGTGTTTGAGAGTTTTTTAGAGTAACTTGTCAACTTattggtttttcaaaaaaaaaaaaaaaaaaaattaaaaaaaatatatatatgtttggtAAACActaattttttttgtcaaaaaaatgacttgctaaaaaaaaacaaaaaatttctagCTTTTCCAAAAAATCAAGAAATTAATTGAAAAACATTCCAAAACATACCCTAACTCGATTAGATAATTCATACTCAAACTATACTCATACTCATACTCATTATCGTTTTAATTTTCATCCATTTAAACATTCATAATTCTCATTTCATTACCGATTTTGTTTCATACTTAGCCCTACACAACACTCTTTAATCCAACttatttattatgattttggtTACGATTGCTTTTCTCTTGTAATCCCACATGTCAAAACCATATTACATCTGTTTTTTTTTATAGCATCATCAAGTGGGTTGAACTTAAAACAAAAAACCAAGCTGTAGAATCTACATGGCTTCCGTGCGCAAGCTCTTCGTCTGCCACGTTTCACTGAAACAAACGCCACGTGTAGACTCATTCCTGACGTAAGCAATCCAATTCACCCACAACATGTCCTACGTCTTCCTTCCACGTGGCCCGTCATCACCGGTCACATGCCACCGTGTACAACTAACTTTACAAAATTCCCGCTATATAAACACTTCCACTCACTTCACCCTTACAACTGTttatttcataaaacattaaacaaaaacATGCAGAAAACTGAATTAGCCGATCACCACCAACTTGGTGACGGAGTAATGAATGTCTGGCGTCCATTGGCCGCCGAGGAGGAGCATTTCATCATTCTCTCTGCACTCAAGATGGTAATCTCCGGCCACATAACCACCAATCACCACCCTTCATCATCATCGTCTTTAGCTACCACAACCGAGACTGATCACAACAGCCACCATGAAATTCCAATGATGTCACTCTGTTTACATCCGATGGAAGTATGTCAGGTTTGTAGAATCAACGGTTGTCTTGGGTGTAATTACTTCAGACAAAATGCACCTTGCGACGGCGGAGCACTGATGATGAATAATGGTGGTGGTGGAAGAGTAGAGACGAAGCGGAAGAGGAAGAGACAGTACAGGGGAGTAAGACAGAGACAATGGGGGACATGGGCGGCGGAAATCCGGGATCCATTTAAGAAAGTGAGAGTGTGGTTGGGCACCTTTGGATCGGCGGAGCAAGCCGCCAGAGCTTACGACAGAGCCGCCGTACACTTCCGTGGAGATAAAGCGAAGACTAACTTTCCGGCGAGTGATTACAAAGAACAGAGACCTGTAAAAGTTGAAGAAGGACATGAAAAGTGCAATACAAGCTCAATGTCTCCAAAGAATACTGATCAATGATCCTTAAGATGTATCGTATCATGCTGTTTTGATCTTGTAGGAGAATGTGTTTAAGAAGTAATCAAGGAAAAAGTTGGTTTAAATTACAGTTTTGAATATAGAAGTTTCTGATTAGGAATGAAAACTATGCATTTCGATTGAAAACAAAAatagagaatacaagaaaatggaGATTACCTTCAATGGCTATTGGAGAATGTCTGAATGGAGATACTCTTATTCGCAGACGTCAACGAATCGCTACTGAAACCTTGGTGAAACAAAATTGTGCCACGTGTTGTCgcaaaataaatttttaaatgttttatttaatagaatttaatattttaataaaacaaatattattCGTCTATGGCAACTAACTAAAACTAGAGATGaacaaaaaccgaaccgcaaactGGAAAAACcgcaaaaaccgaaaccaaaaaaCTGAAACCGAAATGAAAACCGATGGTGCGATTTTTAGTTGTACAAAAACTGAAAATgttcggtgcggtgcggtttctagtcttgcaaaaaccgcataaaaatatatatatatatatatatatatatatatatatatatatatatatatatatatatatatatattaagtgttgATATTTGTAAGAACGAAAAACTCATGacaattaaaatttctataaatataaatatttatcttATCAGAAAATAATTGTATATTTTTAAACATCCATATAATGATATTTACAAGAACAAATaatgtttattatattttttaacaaTTTAATATTAAGAGTACTAGTGATCCTAGTATCATTTCTATAAatacattaattaatattatcGTATGTACATGTGAaacacatattatatttaattcgtATTATGTTCAAGCGTTATAAGCATGTTGGATGAGTAATTATGTTATTTGATTTCAAAAGTTTCTCTACATAAAGTTTCTCAAAAAACCGCAAAGAAAAAACCAAACCGAAAAAAACCGTAAAAACCGAACGGTGCGGTTTCTAAACTTCAAAAAACCGAAGTTGCGGTTTTCGGTTCAGTTTTGGCCAaaaaccgcaccgaaccgcacgATGTTCACCCCTAACTAAAACCACCGTATAATAAACAATACTTCGAAAAAGAACGAATAATAAATAGGGTGCTTCGAGTGAAggtaatatagtttttttttggatattatattaaaaaataacaattcatttctaaatattttttaatatattattgaaaaatatatgaaatatttttggttttttactTTACTGATATTTTTGCGTAGTTATAAGTATTTTTGACGTCTAAGcacaaaaataaaaacagaatATTTTTACatgctctttttttttttttttgaagtttagTGTGGAGaagagagaagaagaggaaaATGAATATAGTAGAAAACAAAGGGTTTAGAAAGATCTAGAAAAACATGAAGATGACTAGTAGAAGGGTTTTGAAGGATCTAGAAAACGATGAAGATATATGAAAGAAAAGATTGGAAGGATTAAAAAAAAGACGAAGACATTTGAAAGATAGGTTTGGAAGGATCTAGAAGGGGGTGGCATGTAAGTTAAAATACATTTTGGTTTTTAGCCTTCATCATGTCATTTAATTATATGCGAATGGGTGATATACGAAGTTAAAATTTGAGTGATACCATTAAAATATTTGAAAATACTCAGAGAGGATATTATTTTTTActgaattttaaaataaatagtaAATTGGTAATCAATTATAAAGTTGGTATATTTTGAATTACTGAGTTTTAAAACAGCTGTATGTTAAAAAGCTATTTTGCGATTTGCCAACTTTGGATGTTCGTGAATTTTAACatattttgtttagatacttTGTAAGTTATTCCAaactttttgagaaaaaaaaaatctaactaaattctatattatatttatatagaa
The genomic region above belongs to Lactuca sativa cultivar Salinas chromosome 4, Lsat_Salinas_v11, whole genome shotgun sequence and contains:
- the LOC128133722 gene encoding ethylene-responsive transcription factor ERF109-like is translated as MQKTELADHHQLGDGVMNVWRPLAAEEEHFIILSALKMVISGHITTNHHPSSSSSLATTTETDHNSHHEIPMMSLCLHPMEVCQVCRINGCLGCNYFRQNAPCDGGALMMNNGGGGRVETKRKRKRQYRGVRQRQWGTWAAEIRDPFKKVRVWLGTFGSAEQAARAYDRAAVHFRGDKAKTNFPASDYKEQRPVKVEEGHEKCNTSSMSPKNTDQ